A stretch of DNA from Anopheles nili chromosome 2, idAnoNiliSN_F5_01, whole genome shotgun sequence:
TTAATGCGAaccaaacaagaaaaatcaGCACCGACATACCACTTATTGACCGCAACAGCACTGattttgcaaacaataaaCGTTTCTGACCAGCTGCTGCCGTTCCTTTTTGAAACCAGTTCATTTTTGTTGTGAAGTTGCAAACAACCAAATAACTTGAGACTTACGTACAAATCGCGTGATTACGTTTTTTGATATATTTCACTCAAGCGGTTTTCGTATTCGTTGTTTTGTCAAAACAAACTGTCACTGCTTGTACGCATTGGGACGTAAGCAGGTTTTTAAGCCGTTCTTAAAAGCTTCATTCGTTACTCATTTCATGGATACATTTTACTCATGCCAACTGGTGAAATACTGGGGtaatattttgtttcgaaaaaaatgtacaatttgtGTGTTTAGAACTTGTTGTgcttcatttgttttaaaaatttacataattAGGAAGGGTTTGTTGTGTGTAGCAGCCTTCTTGTAACGTCCCACGTCAAGGTTGTTTTTGCATGACAGTAACAGTAACCCTAAAAGCGCATCAAAATCCTGCGCCCGTGTGACATTTTCTTCGATTTGCAACCTAGGAGTACGGTTTCAGCTCGTGTTTCGCCTTCGAAGCGTACTATAAATTCTTGCTGAAGCTAGTGAAAATGTTGTCCCGTGCAGTGCTTTTGTCAGGTAAATCAATTTAATCCCATTCTTGAAATCATCAAAATTTTTGCCGGTGTTGTGGATTTGGCTGTGGGACGGGCGACTAAGCGCCTCTCTTTTGCGTTTATGTAATCACCGTTCTGTGTCGAAGCACTTGGCACAAATTTATAGTTGAACTTTGTTTGCAAAAGATAAAAATGCTGTGGTGGAGGAGTCGATGTATCTAAATAAcgaattattattatcatgTTTGGCAGCCAAGAAGCCAGCAGCGTTGGTGCTCTCTCGTGGTGCTGCCAGCTGCAGTGAAAAGACCGCCGATCGTCCAAAACGGCTTGAACATGGCGGTAAAGTTCGTTTGGGATTTCTACCCGAGGAATGGTTTACTTTCTTCTATAACAAGACCGGTGTCACCGGACCGTACGTGTTTGGAGCTGGCTTAGCAACGTACCTCTGCTCTAAGGAAATTTATATCATGGAGCATGAATACTACAATGGTCTGTCGTTGGCCATTATGGTTGTTTTTGCGGTGAAAAAGTTTGGACCTTCGTTGGCTGCCTATCTCGATAAAGAAGTCGACGTATGTATCAATCTCTTCCGAAAACAATCGTAGGCAATTTTCAACACAATACGAAACTAATAATTCTGTGGGTGGGGATCTATGCTTACAGAAAGTCGAGAACGAATGGAAGGAAAGCCGTGATAATAACATTCAACAGCTAACCCAGGCTATCCAAGATGAGAAGAAAGAGCAATGGCGTGCCGAGGGCCAGACGATGTTGATGCAAGCCAAGAAAGAAAATGTTGCTCTACAGCTGGAGGCTGCTTATCGCGAGCGTGCTATGAATGCGTATCAAGAAGTGAAAAAACGCCTCGACTACCAGGTCGAGCGTCAGAATGTCGATCGTCGCATCTCGCAAAAGCACATGGTGGACTGGATCGTAAACAATGTAGTGAAGTCCATCACTCCCGAtcaggaaaaggaaaatctaaACAAGTGTATTGCTGACCTTGGAGCATTGGCCGCTAGAGCTAAGTAAAGGCCCGCCGCTGATGGCGAAGGTCGAGTTTCTCTTGAATTAGTTAAAGGTTTTCGAAAATCGACCATGTCATTCTGGCAATAAAGCAGCGCTAGATCGCGCGTTCACGTACTGTACTGCATGTTGACGAATGAGGATGAATATTGCGTTGATCATTATGCTACACACCCAGCTCATAACTAATAAATTGAAGAAGTATACTCGCATCATTCTTAGCTTAAACTGCCACAAGATAAGTAAATGTTTTGATGCGAGAGCATTTACCAATGGTTATCGCTGCTGATCGTTTGCATAGtgtaacaaaaatgaaaccaggATTCTGCgtttaaaaaatgaagcaaacgtTTGTTGATATTCAAAGTTTAAAATTGGCATATAGATATTACAGAACTTCCATTCGGCGATTGGATAACAACCGTATCATTGTTTTTGCTGGTGGATCTTATCATTGCGTTAGTTGTGACATTATTGTTGATTTGCATTACGGTACAAATCGAAACTACATCATATCTATTGGACAATGGATTATTAGGCATGCTGTTATTCACCATTATTGGAAGTTTTGTACCATTACTACACATGCtcgcagaaaaaaatgatagccatatccatcaaagtGCTACAATTTGATAGAAAATTGAAACGATTGCTTTTTGGAATGCAATGCTGTAAAACCGTTATTAGTGGCGGCCCAACATGGCTGGCATGGTCTCGGGTTTTTTAACGATAACAATTACATTCTCTTTAACCATCCCAGCATTTGGTAACACAGCCTTCAATCACCATTCTCTTGATTCACACCAGTGTTGATTGCTTTAATTATTAACGCAACGAACTTCCCACATAACGATTAACAAAACTAGTACATCGTTGCTTGCAAGAAAGCAAGTTAATGAAAATGAACTATTATTTAAGACATTTGATgaacataatttatgtttccatTTGATTGCCATTTTTATCTAGTTGATAATGGTTTCGCagataatgataatgatttCTAGTTGATAATGGTTTCTACATATGCGTCGGTAAAAGCGTTATTTTTCTAAACATCTATAATTTATTTAGCgaaggtatttttttaaattacagaTCATTGGCTACATCAGCACATATGTCGTAATTTCAATCCAGTTTGATAGTAAAGCATCAGAAAATTCGATTACACGTTAGCGAGGATCAAGTCCTCCACCGAAATGCACGCGTGACCTTCACAACTTTATGTAGCACACAATGGGACGAGCCCCCAACTAAAATAGACACATAATTTCCATTATGTATTTGAACAGGTTTTTGTTATGAACGCAATAGAATACGTCGTAGCCAATAGCGGTTAATTGTAGTGCTATCACATCAATTAGCCAATTGTTTCCCAACATCTAATCCACCAAAAGCTTGCTCGAGAACTTGCAGCAACGATTCATCCTCGTTGGTTCCCGTTCGGGGAGGATCGTCCGGGAAGTATGCGAGAGTGCGCGACTGAATCTGTGCCATTGTCCATTGCGCCAATTTTTGCGCTTCCTTCCGTTTCATTATGATGGCTTTTGAATTACAAATATGACCGCAACACTAAAAACGTTAGGAATTGTGTGAAGAATTTGCTCagatttttttgcacttttcccTCTCACCAGAAGTAGTCCATATAATGCTCTGAGATTGTCACCATTCAATTTGACGGCCTTGCAGTAGTGTGTTTTAGCCATTTCTATATTTTCAACACCTCCCTGAAATATAAATGTAATCAACACGGTACAAACCCAAAAAcaattgataagaaaaaaaactttaccaTCGTGTAGCGAATGTCCGCCAAACGTTGATGGATAAGATGGCTATGCGGattgtgcagcagcagctcttCCATACAAAATGATGCTTTGGCATATTCGCCCTCTGCCATGTATAGATTGCACAGTTCATGCCAACCCTCTTGGTCGGACATGAATATCTTCATGTACTCGCACAGCTCACGGATGGCCTCGGCCGTGCGACCTTGAGTTTTTAGTATGGCCACTTTACGCTTTCGAGGTGCGGCGTTCGTTTCATCTTTGCGAATTATGTGCTCCAGCTCATCCAGAGCATCGTCGTACCGTTCAAGCGCTTCCAGCAACATTGAGCGGTATTTTTGAACCCGCAGACTACCGGGGAACTCTGCCGACAGAATGCTCACACAGTGTTCCGCCGTCTCGATGCGGTTGCAATCTAGAGCTGCAATAATCACCTGTTCCAGGATCAAATGACGTTCGTTGCCTAGCTTGTTTTGCTTGCCGCTCAACACCGCATCCCACAGCTGCACAACATTGGAgctctttctttcgttgtCATCACGCCACTTTCGGAACAAATTTCTAGCATCTGTCGGAATGAAACAATATAAGAgaggtttaatttttcaataactaAGCGTGCGAATAAGCAGATATCATAGCACTACTAGTAGTCACACTGCCTAAACACATACCTGACCAACTCATTTCAGCTTCATAGTTACAAGACATTCTAGCAACTCACCAAAGCGTCGGCTAAATATTACCGTTGCGTTTTCCAAATAATTTTGGAAGTAATTTCGTACCCTTGCCCCTTCTTATCGTCAAATGAACAAAGCAGACACAATTGTTTTAGAATGATATGGTGTGCTGAAGTCAGTCTATGTAGTTCAATATGGAGAAATGACAGCTTCTTGATGGTTTGCCCAGTTCACGTCATTTTGAATATCGACTGGCTGCGTGCATGCGCGTGTCGGTAGCGGTTGTCGTCCGTGCAACATTAGTCGTCATGTCAAAGTATACACCAGAGTGGAAGACGTTTTTGATGATATTTTATAAGGCAGAGTTTGTTTAAGATTTCGTATTATAGATACAAGTTGTTAAATGTAAGATAAAATTGTAAAAGAGATAGCCAGTAGATCGCATCAAATTTCGTTTTTGTCGTTTACGTCGATCGCATGTTTGACTTATCGAGCGCTGACAGACGATGTCATTAAGCTAGACATTGCGCGCGCATTTAAGCATTTCGTTTCCTGGCTACTGGTCGCAAATTGGTTGTGCTTTCTTAAGGTTTATCAAGCTGAAATGACCGATCAAGATCAACGCCTGGCCGATATTCAACATGAGTATCTCAACTTCTTAGATGATGAGGCAAGTTTATTCATGCGACCTCAAGTTGTATATTAAAAGTAATCCAGTTTCATTCCCCAGCAAGATCAAGGCATGTATATGGCGCACGTTCGTAAGATGATCAACGACAAGCACAAGCGATTGGTCGTCAACATTAATGATGTACGGCGCAAGAACCCAAACCGAGCTACGGCGCTGCTAAACAGTGCGTTCGACGAACAGCTAGCATTTTGTCGCGCGTTGAAAGAATACGTATCAACAATCGATCCAAATTATGCCAAGACGCATCAAGAATTTCACGTCGCTTTTGAGGGTAGCTTTGGCAACAAGCACGTGACGCCACGATCGTTGACATCACGCTTTTTGGGCAATCTTGTGTGCGTCGAGGGCATCGTGACAAAGGTGTCGCTCATTCGTCCAAAAGTAGTTCAGAGTGTCCACTACTGCCCAGCAACTAAGAAAGTCATGGAACGTAGATATACTGATTTGACGTCCTTCGAAGCAGTACCCACAAGTGCGCTTTACCCTACACGGGATGACGATGGTAACTTGCTTGAGACAGAGTTCGGTCTGTCCGTGTATAAAGACCATCAGACGTTGAGCATTCAGGAAATGCCGGAAAAGGCACCAGCAGGTCAGCTTCCCCGCTCAGTCGACGTGGTGTGTGATGACGATCTTGTCGATCGTTGCAAACCGGGCGATCGGGTGCAGATAGTGGGTAACTACCGTTGTTTGCCAGGAAAGCAGGGTGGCTACACGACTGGCACATTTCGTACCGTTCTAATTGCAAATAACGTTGGTCAGCTAAACAAGGACAGCACCTTGTCTGTTAGTGGACAGGAGATAAAAATGTGCAAGAAGcttgcaaaaaataatgatatttTTGATCTACTATCGAAAAGCTTGGCTCCTTCCATCCATGGTCATGAGTACGTCAAGAAAGCTATCCTCTGTTTGCTGTTAGGAGGAATTGAGAAAAATCTTGCTAATGGCACGCGCCTTCGCGGTGATATTAATGTGCTGTTGATTGGTGATCCGAGCGTGGCAAAATCACAACTGTTGCGGTACGTCCTCAATACTGCTCCGCGAGCCATCACCACTACCGGTCGCGGATCGAGTGGTGTTGGGCTGACAGCTGCCGTGACAACAGATCAGGAAACTGGAGAACGACGTCTCGAAGCAGGCGCCATGGTATTGGCCGACCGGGGTGTTGTCTGCATCGATGAGTTTGACAAAATGAGCGATATTGACCGCACTGCCATTCACGAGGTGATGGAGCAGGGTCGTGTCACCATATCGAAGGCTGGTATTCACGCGTCGCTAAATGCACGTTGTTCTGTGCTGGCTGCTGCTAATCCCGTGTACGGGCGAGTAAGTTGTTTGATTAAGCCAGATGTTTGAGGTTTGTTATTTATATCTTCGTATTTTGTTCTCCATGTCCTGTTCCTGCACAGTATGACCAGTACAAAACACCAATGGAAAATATTGGACTTCAGGATTCGTTGCTCTCTCGGTTCGATTTGCTGTTCGTCATGTTGGACGTCATAGATAGTGACCACGATCGCATGATTTCGGATCATGTAGTGCGTATGCATCGCTATCGCAACCCGAAGGAACAGGATGGTTCCGTTTTGCCTATGGGGACCAGTGTTGTGGATGCGTTAACGACCATCGGGCGCTCAACCGATGCGGCTGGCCAGGACGAAGACCAAACGCCTCCACCAATGTACGAACGGTATGATCCCTTGTTGCACGCGTCTTTGCGCCAGCGTACCGATCAGATTCTGTCGGTGGAATTTATGCGCAAATACATACACATTGCTAAATGTTTGAAACCTAAGCTGACCGAGGCGGCTTGTGAGTTGATATCCAACGAATATTCTCGTCTCCGTTCGCAAGACCTGATGGATTCGGCTGGTGTGGCCCGCACGCAACCGGTAACCGCTCGTACGTTGGAGACACTCATTCGTTTGTCAACGGCACACGCTAAAGCCCGCATGGCACGTTACGTGAATGAACAAGACGCCCAGGCCGCGATAGAATTGATCCAGTTTGCATATTTCAAAAAGGTActtgagaaagagaaaaaaaagcgtcgcCGTACGGAGCAAGAGGATGGCTTCGCTTCATCGTCAGATGAAGCAGCTGCACACGAAGATAGCATTTCATCGGCGACACGCCATTCTAAACGCACGCGCACAGATCAGAATGACATGGATGATGTTGATACTATGGACGATGAACAACTGGGAATAATACGAACGGATCCAGGGGATTTAACTCGTCGAACTAGCATTGCCACCGGTACTGGCACTAGCGACGAAATGATGGTGGTAGAACCTGAAGGTGAAAGCAACAAGGTAGTAGCAACAATTGACGAGAGGCGTTTAAAGCTATTTCGGCAGGGTGTATTTATGGCATTTAAACACTTCCATGACCAATCAGTGTCACTTGCGAGGCTAACACATCATATCAATGAAAACAGCGGCGAGGAGGCTTTCAATCGTGGCGAAGTTGCAGCAGCCGTAAGCCAAATGACTGAAAGTAACAATATAATGGTTCATGACGATATGGTGTTTTtgatttgatggttttttttctgcgtgcGTAATGATTTTTCTCAAACAATAAATCTTTAAATATGtctattttaaataaatatttttttttatttactcgtGTCCATGTGTGTTACATAGACTACTGTCCTTTTCTCCTTATTGTCTGCGAACGGTAGGATAATATGTAGCCTCAAATTTGGGTCTACTTTTAGGACCACCCGGACGTACAGCACGAGGAATGTACTTTAGCGCGTGTTCATCCATCCGACGGGAGTATACATTATCTCCGAATTCAAACGGCCGCCGCTTCGGATCCATGGGACGAGTCTTGTGATCAATCTTGTAAATTTTTTCCCATTGGTACACTTCTGGTACCAGCCGGTGGCGTGGGCGATTTGAAACCAAATGTTGGTAGGCCTGTTGCAAAAATACTCGTCGATTTTCGTCTTCGATTTGGGCGATTGTTGTTTCTTTGGAACAAAGGTGTGGCTTGAGATTAACGGAGAGTCGTTCTCGAGGCTGATTGATGTAAAACATAACCAACTGGGAAAGCACCTCTTTATTGAGGCCGTATATGttgccattttcatcaatCGATTCGTATAGTGGCATAGCGGTCGTTCCCCAGCACAGATTGTACCGTTTGTTCGTGTTTACTTGATCCGAATGCAGTAGTACAGTATTTAACTGATATGCATAGAAAGACCAATATTTCCCATCCGTAAGCACCGTCTGCGTGGTCAGCGGGTAAGTGATATCGTTGAACACAGAAAAGCCTTGATAGCAAGCCTGGCCCAGTAACCATGCAAAGCTGCTGAGAATTCCTTGTGAATCAAGTAAAGAAGCCGCTTCAGCATTTAGCATATCCGTTCCCGTAGTAGTGGCATGGATTTTACGTGGTGTACACATTCGTTGAAATGATAACAGGCCAAACTCGTGTTCATCTCCGGGCCAAAAGCCCGGCACAGTGGTGGCGTGACGGAAATCCGTCCCATACCCCAAAGCAAGCGGATCGTATCTGTAGTTCGGTACGATATCCGCCATACCGCCATCATCCGGCTGTACATCGAACGCTTCCAGGTCCTTCGAAAGCAATGGTTCAAGCGGATGCCGGTGTCGAACGGCAAGATACGGATTGCCCAAGTACTGAATGTTGCGATCGTAAGGATCGTTTGCATACTCCTTTTGCCATGCTACACCTTGCTTAATTTTGCTTACCAGCTTCGGAGGAGAAATACCACCGAGAAACCAAAATGCCTCATGACGGGGATCAAAATCAGTTTCAGTATGCTGTAAATGGTTGAACTTAGTTGCAAGAGCATTTGTAATGGTTCTGTTGAGTTGTAGTATAAGACTTTTTGTTGCTAGTTCTTGCTGTACGCTGGGGTTAACGTCGCTGTGGCTAACCGCAAAGAGAGCATGTAAATACAGAGTCGagaatataaaataaaataaaatcaatctaCTATCGCTAAATAAGTCTGCACCCACCTGCGTACTGCAGCAAGTTGCAAAGAAATTGCGTCCTTTAGTGGAGTTTGTATAGATTCAAGAATTTGATTTGCCTCTAGTTTCAATTGATCATAATACAGAGGCAGTCCTTGTTGAAATGAAGTTCTCGTGGCGTACTGTATAAATGGTTTCGTATTGTAAGGGAACTTTTGGTCCGTTAAAATGTGCGATTTGTACCCGTAGTATTTGGGCATGTTGATTTCGAACAGTTTCTCCTCGACCGTACTGAGCCGTGCAATCTTGTTGTGCCATAATTTGAGCTCACGGTTTTTCTTAGCTCGAAATGACAAATCTTGAATGACTGGGTACTGCGGTGGTTGGGAAGACCATTCATCCTCATCACCATGATGTTTGCTTGGAAGAGATCGAGTTACCAGTGAACGATGATGGCGGTAACAAAAAACCCATAAAGCAGAGCGAAAATGTTTTCTCGAAAGCATTTCTTGGTTGCACAATTAAGTTATGATTATGACACTGGAAAGCAATCACTACACTTGTTTTGACGTATAACCCTTTCGAATTCGCACTCTTCAACGCTAGGCAGATGTTATGAAGACCTGATGGTAGGCCATGCTGCGGCCATGTTTAGAACccttatttcaattttaatcctaattattttaaattatattgaaaaaaaGGTGCCTTCTGCAATAACAGTAGATTTCAAATGCATTGCCTTAGTTAATAATAGTTATCTTACAAGGGCTAACAACtctgaaacaaacaaataaacatattttggtAAAAACTCAATATTCTTCCCCCCCCACCTATTATTGACAGGACCCTGAAAATAGGAACGCTGTCATGTATTCTTCACCCATGGTTTTTAAcatgtataaacaaatgggTTAGCTCAAATGTGTCTTGTTTACATGATAAAGTTAGATACTGTCGATCAAATTTCATcgttaatatatttttttcgctGGTTGTTGATATGGGTAGGGTGTTGTTGGATAGAGGGggggggttgatattttgcataccCCCCCCCTCACCCCGCAATAACCAATCGTTATTCAAACCAACCAATGCTGTGTGATGAGGGATGTGATTAAATACATGAAAGCTATGGAAAGTTTCCCAAAGACACAAAACTAGATTTGTGAAAAAGCACTTTGCTTTACCGTAAATCATGGGTACGGTTTATACTACAAAAAACTGTCCTTTTCAGTATGCACTATTCTTTATCGGAAGACGGTTTTTTACACAGTTCAGAGATCAACGTGGGTTCCGGTAATCTTGAAATGCTGAGATTTATCCATTCTAAACACGTTTGAATACTGAAAGGCATCGTCAAAATTACAtctggttaaaataaaaacgtagaaaatttatttctctAATCAATTTAACTACtgatttctttgttgttgctaGTCATATGATTTAATTTACTAGTCGAATAAAAGTAAACATGACACTTTTGAGCTAATCTATTTGGTTATACATGTCACCAATCCATGGGTAAAATTTTCAGGGTCCTGCCAAAAAATGGGAGGGGGTTAAATACTGAGTTTTTacccattttttatttttgtttaatttaatggcACAAAATATAATCACTCATAGTATATTTGTCACACATATGTTTCGTGCAATATTGTTAGttctaaattaaattattgcaaTAATAAacatggtttaaaaaaaaacacaaattttcGAACTCGACAAAACGGCACTCTGTCAATTGAGGATAAATGTACCAAATGTCAAAGTACTTTCTCTTCCACCATCTAATTTTCATAATTACCATGAGTTTGATAGACAGCTTACGACGTAGGACGTTAGTTGACATCGCAATAAGGAAGACTGCTCGCCAAATCCCTAAGGCAactggaaagaaaaaatagctttaaagagttaattaaatatatatttctaGCAAGAGCAAAACGCTACGATATTCGGCGGTTAGTGGTAGCATCCTTGCGACTGCGATCATCGCATAAATCGTAACAATGAGTGTCGATGCATACGTCGATGGCACTGGTGGTACTGGTTCACAGTCGCTAACCTTTGTTGATACAGAAGAAAATTTCTTCGTTGGAGCCGACTCGCAAGGAACCGAGTATGACTTTCGTGATTTCACAATTCCTTCCCAGAGTCAAACGACGCAAGTAGGATCGCAGCTGGATCATTTGGGTGGGGAAAGTCAGGTTAGtggaatataaataaaatattcaagcaGCAAATAACGTTACTTGTTCTCCGTGCAGTCAAATAGATTTGGTAGTCGTCTAGGAGTGGATCAAACAAAACTACCCGGTATAACAGTGGCCATCGGTGAACTACAGTTcgaagaagatgatgatgagattGACCCTGCAGAAAATAAGCATCTTCCTCCCCATGCATGCCGCTACTGCGGTATCCATGAACCGAGCACTGTAGTGATGTGCAATATTTGCAAGAAATGGTTTTGCAATGGGCGTGGAAGCACGTCTGGGTCGCATATTGTGAACCATCTTGTGCGCGCTAAGCACCGTGAGGTTACTCTCCACGCCGATGGTCCTCTTGGCGAGACAATCCTTGAATGTTACTCGTGCGCGGTACGAAATGTGTTTGTGCTTGGTTTTATTCCTGCCAAAAGTGAGTCCGTCGTCGTGCTGTTGTGCAGgttcgttttggtttgttaTTGTAGCGTGATTGGTgcagtaaaacatatttttcgggcatgttttattttttgcagaCAACCATGCGCCGCTCAAAACTCTATTAAGGACATGAATTGGGACCAAGAACAGTGGAAGCCCCTAATTGCTGATcgatgctttttgttttggctcgTAAGGATTCCTACGGAACAAGATCAGTTGCGAGCTCGTAAAGTTTCGGCGGCACAAATCAACAAGTTGGAAGAGTTATGGAAGGAGAATGTGGACGCCACTTTTCAAGACTTAGAGAAACCGGGCATTGACAAGGAACCACAGCAGGTGCAGCTGCGCTATGCCGACGGTTACCAGTACCAAAACACATTCGGGCCGTTGGTTAAGTTGGAGGCAGATTACGACGAAAAGTTGAAGGAAAGCCAAACTCAGGAAAACATTGAAATACGTTGGGATACGGGATTGAATCGGAAAACGATTGCCTATTTCACGTTGGCCAAAAACGACGGTGACATGAGGCTCATGCACGGGGACGAGCTGAAATTGCGGTACGTTGGTGAGGTGCACAAGCCGTGGAGTTGCATCGGACACGTCATCAAAGTACCGGACAACTATGGCGACGATGTTGGACTCGAGCTAAAGCACAACCATCAGGCGCCAATTGAGCGGTCAAGTGCGTTCTCGGTGGATTTCATTTGGAAAGGTACGTCGTTCGAACGCATGCAACAGGCACTGCGCAAGTTTGCAATGGATGCCAAAAGTGTCTCCAACTACATTTATGCACGGTTGCTTGGTAACGTACGGCCTGAAAGCGGGGGGACCGGTGTCGGTGGCGCACAAGAAGTACTGTTTCGGCTAAGCCTTCCAAAGCACTTTAGTGCCCCCAATCTGCCAGATCTCAACCGATCACAGGTGTACGCCGTGCGGCATGCCCTCCAGCGTCCGCTGAGCCTCATACAGGGCCCTCCTGGCACGGGTAAAACAGTTACTTCAGCAACAATTGTGTATCAGTTGGCACGGCTTAATAGCGGACCGATTTTGGTGTGTGCGCCAAGCAACACGGCTGTCGATCAGCTGACAGAAAAAATTCATCGAACCAATCTGAAGGTGGTACGCGTTTGTGCTCGATCGCGTGAAGCGATCGACTCGCCAGTGAGTTTTCTTGCTTTGCACAATCAGATTCGTAATATGGCACAAAACTCGGAGCTGAAAAAACTGCAGCAACTGAAGGACGAAACAGGTGAGCTTAGCCTTGCTGATGAGAGACGGTACCGTTCACTAAAAAAGCAAGCCGAACGCGAGCTGCTAGAGGCAGCTGACGTAATTTGCTGCACCTGTGTTGGCGCGGGTGACGTACGACTTCAGCGCATCAAGTTCGCCTCCATTCTCATCGATGAATCGATGCAATCGACCGAACCCGA
This window harbors:
- the LOC128720568 gene encoding ER membrane protein complex subunit 2-like; amino-acid sequence: MSCNYEAEMSWSDARNLFRKWRDDNERKSSNVVQLWDAVLSGKQNKLGNERHLILEQVIIAALDCNRIETAEHCVSILSAEFPGSLRVQKYRSMLLEALERYDDALDELEHIIRKDETNAAPRKRKVAILKTQGRTAEAIRELCEYMKIFMSDQEGWHELCNLYMAEGEYAKASFCMEELLLHNPHSHLIHQRLADIRYTMGGVENIEMAKTHYCKAVKLNGDNLRALYGLLLCCGHICNSKAIIMKRKEAQKLAQWTMAQIQSRTLAYFPDDPPRTGTNEDESLLQVLEQAFGGLDVGKQLAN
- the LOC128720954 gene encoding 28S ribosomal protein S30, mitochondrial, which translates into the protein MLSRKHFRSALWVFCYRHHRSLVTRSLPSKHHGDEDEWSSQPPQYPVIQDLSFRAKKNRELKLWHNKIARLSTVEEKLFEINMPKYYGYKSHILTDQKFPYNTKPFIQYATRTSFQQGLPLYYDQLKLEANQILESIQTPLKDAISLQLAAVRSHSDVNPSVQQELATKSLILQLNRTITNALATKFNHLQHTETDFDPRHEAFWFLGGISPPKLVSKIKQGVAWQKEYANDPYDRNIQYLGNPYLAVRHRHPLEPLLSKDLEAFDVQPDDGGMADIVPNYRYDPLALGYGTDFRHATTVPGFWPGDEHEFGLLSFQRMCTPRKIHATTTGTDMLNAEAASLLDSQGILSSFAWLLGQACYQGFSVFNDITYPLTTQTVLTDGKYWSFYAYQLNTVLLHSDQVNTNKRYNLCWGTTAMPLYESIDENGNIYGLNKEVLSQLVMFYINQPRERLSVNLKPHLCSKETTIAQIEDENRRVFLQQAYQHLVSNRPRHRLVPEVYQWEKIYKIDHKTRPMDPKRRPFEFGDNVYSRRMDEHALKYIPRAVRPGGPKSRPKFEATYYPTVRRQ
- the LOC128721666 gene encoding DNA replication licensing factor Mcm3 codes for the protein MTDQDQRLADIQHEYLNFLDDEQDQGMYMAHVRKMINDKHKRLVVNINDVRRKNPNRATALLNSAFDEQLAFCRALKEYVSTIDPNYAKTHQEFHVAFEGSFGNKHVTPRSLTSRFLGNLVCVEGIVTKVSLIRPKVVQSVHYCPATKKVMERRYTDLTSFEAVPTSALYPTRDDDGNLLETEFGLSVYKDHQTLSIQEMPEKAPAGQLPRSVDVVCDDDLVDRCKPGDRVQIVGNYRCLPGKQGGYTTGTFRTVLIANNVGQLNKDSTLSVSGQEIKMCKKLAKNNDIFDLLSKSLAPSIHGHEYVKKAILCLLLGGIEKNLANGTRLRGDINVLLIGDPSVAKSQLLRYVLNTAPRAITTTGRGSSGVGLTAAVTTDQETGERRLEAGAMVLADRGVVCIDEFDKMSDIDRTAIHEVMEQGRVTISKAGIHASLNARCSVLAAANPVYGRYDQYKTPMENIGLQDSLLSRFDLLFVMLDVIDSDHDRMISDHVVRMHRYRNPKEQDGSVLPMGTSVVDALTTIGRSTDAAGQDEDQTPPPMYERYDPLLHASLRQRTDQILSVEFMRKYIHIAKCLKPKLTEAACELISNEYSRLRSQDLMDSAGVARTQPVTARTLETLIRLSTAHAKARMARYVNEQDAQAAIELIQFAYFKKVLEKEKKKRRRTEQEDGFASSSDEAAAHEDSISSATRHSKRTRTDQNDMDDVDTMDDEQLGIIRTDPGDLTRRTSIATGTGTSDEMMVVEPEGESNKVVATIDERRLKLFRQGVFMAFKHFHDQSVSLARLTHHINENSGEEAFNRGEVAAAVSQMTESNNIMVHDDMVFLI
- the LOC128720569 gene encoding ATP synthase subunit b, mitochondrial, yielding MLSRAVLLSAKKPAALVLSRGAASCSEKTADRPKRLEHGGKVRLGFLPEEWFTFFYNKTGVTGPYVFGAGLATYLCSKEIYIMEHEYYNGLSLAIMVVFAVKKFGPSLAAYLDKEVDKVENEWKESRDNNIQQLTQAIQDEKKEQWRAEGQTMLMQAKKENVALQLEAAYRERAMNAYQEVKKRLDYQVERQNVDRRISQKHMVDWIVNNVVKSITPDQEKENLNKCIADLGALAARAK